In Candidatus Methylomirabilota bacterium, the following are encoded in one genomic region:
- the cimA gene encoding citramalate synthase, whose amino-acid sequence MRRLIKIYDTTLRDGTQGEGVSFSMEDKVRLTSRFDALGIHYIEGGWPGSNPKDLRFFRRMQDVTLKHAKLAAFSMTRRAGGAAESDANMQALLDAGAPVATIVGKSWDFHVTHALGTTLDENLAMIADTIAFLRPRMDEVMFDAEHFFDGFRKNRDYALRTLKAAEEAGAHWLVLCDTNGGTLPHDLVAILQIVKKHVKTPLGIHVHNDAECAVANSVAAVLEGVGQVQGTMNGFGERCGNANLVSIIPNLILKLGLDCIPEPHLRELRDASRFVSELANRKPWSSQPYVGDSAFAHKGGMHVSAVQKHPETYEHIEPEAVGNHRRVLVSELAGRSNILWKAREYGIDLDQETPDTRRILDQLKALEDQGFQFEGAEASFELLMERALRPHKPWFELEAYRVIVEEQNHEQEPVAEATVRVRVKGILEHTAASGNGPVNALDHALRKALEEFYPNLKTMRLLDYKVRILDETKGTAAKTRVLITSGDGEETWGTVGVADNIIEASWQALVDSIEYKLRRDERARA is encoded by the coding sequence ATGCGCCGCCTGATCAAGATCTATGACACGACGCTCCGCGACGGCACCCAGGGGGAAGGGGTGTCCTTCTCGATGGAGGACAAGGTCCGCCTGACGTCGCGCTTCGACGCCCTCGGCATCCACTACATCGAGGGCGGGTGGCCGGGCTCGAACCCCAAGGACCTGCGCTTCTTCCGCCGCATGCAGGACGTCACGCTCAAGCACGCCAAGCTCGCCGCCTTCAGCATGACCCGCCGCGCCGGCGGCGCCGCCGAGTCCGACGCCAACATGCAGGCGCTCCTCGACGCGGGCGCGCCCGTGGCGACGATCGTCGGCAAGTCGTGGGACTTCCACGTGACGCACGCGCTCGGGACCACGCTCGACGAGAACCTCGCGATGATCGCGGACACGATCGCGTTCCTGCGTCCGCGGATGGACGAGGTGATGTTCGACGCCGAGCACTTCTTCGACGGCTTCCGGAAAAACCGTGACTACGCGCTCCGCACGCTCAAGGCCGCGGAGGAGGCCGGCGCCCACTGGCTCGTCCTCTGCGACACGAACGGCGGCACGCTGCCGCACGACCTCGTCGCGATCCTCCAGATCGTGAAGAAGCACGTGAAGACGCCGCTCGGCATCCACGTCCACAACGACGCCGAGTGCGCGGTGGCGAACTCGGTCGCCGCCGTGCTGGAGGGCGTGGGCCAGGTGCAGGGGACCATGAACGGCTTCGGCGAGCGGTGCGGGAACGCGAACCTGGTCTCGATCATCCCGAACCTGATCTTGAAGCTCGGGCTCGACTGCATCCCGGAGCCGCACCTGCGCGAGCTCCGCGACGCCTCGCGCTTCGTCTCCGAGCTGGCGAACCGCAAGCCCTGGTCGTCGCAGCCCTACGTGGGGGACTCGGCCTTCGCCCACAAGGGGGGCATGCACGTCTCGGCGGTCCAGAAGCATCCCGAGACCTACGAGCACATCGAGCCCGAGGCGGTGGGCAACCACCGGCGCGTGCTCGTCTCCGAGCTCGCCGGCAGGTCGAACATCCTCTGGAAGGCGCGGGAGTACGGGATCGATCTCGACCAGGAGACGCCGGACACGCGCCGGATCCTCGACCAGCTCAAGGCGCTCGAGGATCAGGGGTTCCAGTTCGAGGGCGCGGAGGCGTCGTTCGAGCTCCTCATGGAGCGCGCGCTCCGGCCTCACAAGCCCTGGTTCGAGCTCGAGGCCTACCGCGTGATCGTCGAGGAGCAGAACCATGAGCAGGAGCCCGTCGCCGAGGCGACCGTCCGCGTGCGCGTGAAGGGCATCCTCGAGCACACGGCCGCGTCGGGCAACGGCCCGGTCAACGCGCTCGACCACGCCCTCCGGAAGGCGCTCGAGGAGTTCTACCCGAACCTCAAGACGATGCGGCTCCTCGACTACAAGGTGCGCATCCTCGACGAGACGAAGGGCACCGCGGCCAAGACGCGCGTGCTCATCACGTCGGGCGACGGCGAGGAGACGTGGGGGACGGTCGGCGTGGC